The following coding sequences lie in one Thermomicrobium sp. 4228-Ro genomic window:
- a CDS encoding DUF2267 domain-containing protein gives MQFDEFIGKVQHRARLASRGEAERVTRAVLETLAERLAGGEAKDLAAQLPMIVKDYILEYPHAGEGRHMSLKQFYERIAERLHAPMPEAAFWARAVMSVIQEAVSAGELDDVKHQLGPDYAPLFEWEGPQ, from the coding sequence ATGCAGTTCGATGAGTTCATCGGCAAGGTGCAGCATCGAGCGCGGTTGGCTTCGCGTGGCGAGGCCGAGCGGGTGACGCGGGCCGTGCTGGAAACGCTCGCCGAGCGGCTCGCTGGCGGGGAAGCGAAGGATCTCGCTGCCCAGCTGCCGATGATCGTCAAGGACTATATCCTCGAATACCCGCATGCTGGCGAAGGCCGGCACATGTCGCTCAAGCAGTTCTACGAGCGGATCGCCGAGCGGTTGCATGCGCCGATGCCGGAAGCAGCCTTTTGGGCGCGCGCCGTGATGAGCGTGATCCAGGAAGCGGTCAGCGCTGGCGAGCTCGACGATGTCAAGCACCAGCTTGGCCCCGACTACGCGCCACTCTTCGAGTGGGAAGGGCCGCAGTGA